One segment of Anser cygnoides isolate HZ-2024a breed goose chromosome 5, Taihu_goose_T2T_genome, whole genome shotgun sequence DNA contains the following:
- the LOC106029318 gene encoding mas-related G-protein coupled receptor member H-like, which translates to MAETSTTDLSLSYTIFQYLDSFENNTHICLRLSYESLVFLGVCMGISLCGLAVNGIVIWFLFSHMRNPFAVYILNLAVADFALLLFSFLLMLAILILTICSLFDYIILSYIELEIIVGFLCHFFDLSSLGLLTAISVDRCVSVFFPIWYRCHRPKHLSGIVSGLLWVLAGSFVSSMYLSFYFVKRYGDAFGGIAIAITVTLSSMMLISNLSLFIKLRCGFQRRHPGKLYVAVLLNVIFFFVFAIPFSVEVFFNLPRTQELFPDKVSFLLALLNSSTNPIIYFLVGSCRRRRIQGSVKAAFRRVFEENAVSEEGSRTPRDMASETTV; encoded by the coding sequence ATGGCAGAGACCAGCACAACAGACCTCTCTCTGAGCTACACAATTTTTCAATATCTGGactcttttgaaaataacacGCACATATGCTTAAGACTATCTTACGAATCTCTGGTCTTTTTAGGTGTCTGTATGGGGATTTCTTTGTGTGGACTTGCAGTGAATGGGATAGTCATATGGTTCCTGTTTTCCCACATGAGGAACCCATTCGCTGTCTACATCCTAAATCTGGCTGTTGCTGACTTCGCGCtgctcctcttctcttttttgctCATGTTGGCAATTTTGATCTTAACAATTTGTTCTCTCTTTGATTATATTATTCTTTCCTATATAGAACTTGAAATTATAGTTGGATTTCTGTGCCACTTCTTTGACCTCAGCAGCCTGGGTCTACTTACAGCAATTAGTGTGGACCGGTGtgtctctgttttcttcccaatCTGGTATCGTTGCCATCGCCCAAAGCACTTGTCTGGCATTGTGAGTGGGTTGCTCTGGGTTCTTGCTGGATCTTTTGTTTCCTCAATGTATCTTAGCTTTTACTTTGTTAAACGATATGGGGACGCATTTGGAGGTATAGCCATTGCAATCACTGTGACTTTATCATCAATGATGTTGATTTCCAACCTGTCCCTGTTCATCAAACTCCGATGTGGCTTTCAGAGACGACACCCTGGGAAACTCTATGTTGCTGTCCTGCTCAATGTGAtcttcttctttgtctttgCTATTCCTTTCAGCGTAGAGGTATTCTTCAATCTTCCGCGCACACAGGAACTATTTCCTGACAAAGTATCTTTTTTGCTGGCATTGCTGAACAGCAGTACCAATCCCATCATTTATTTCCTGGTGGGCAGCTGCCGGCGACGCCGGATCCAGGGCTCTGTGAAAGCTGCCTTCCGTCGGGTGTTCGAAGAGAACGCGGTGAGCGAGGAGGGGAGCCGCACACCCAGGGACATGGCATCAGAGACCACTGTGTGA